In one Candidatus Limnocylindrales bacterium genomic region, the following are encoded:
- a CDS encoding sulfite exporter TauE/SafE family protein produces the protein MTAETLMLLTLGVLVIAFLYSSVGHAGASGYIAIMSLAGLAPASIKPTALALNILVASIGSFQFWRAGHFSWPLFWPFALLSVPLAYMGGYLTLPAHVFHMLVGVVLLYSAARFFARPPAEIEPSRPPVPVAVGVGGAIGLLSGLTGTGGGIFLTPVMLLMHWARTKPTAATSSLFILVNSISGLLGNVTSTGQFPAFAFALLAAAGIGGAVGSYYGSRRFAPVVIKRLLAVVLLIAGSKLLFG, from the coding sequence GTGACTGCCGAAACCCTCATGCTGCTCACGCTCGGCGTTCTCGTGATCGCCTTCCTCTACTCGTCGGTCGGTCACGCCGGGGCATCCGGCTACATCGCCATCATGTCGCTCGCCGGGCTTGCGCCGGCGTCCATCAAGCCGACGGCGCTTGCGCTCAACATCCTCGTCGCCTCGATCGGCAGCTTTCAGTTCTGGAGGGCCGGGCATTTCTCGTGGCCGCTGTTCTGGCCGTTTGCGCTGCTGTCGGTTCCGCTCGCGTACATGGGCGGCTACCTGACGCTGCCGGCGCACGTGTTTCACATGCTGGTCGGCGTGGTCCTGCTGTATTCGGCGGCCCGCTTCTTCGCGCGCCCGCCGGCCGAGATCGAGCCGAGCCGGCCGCCTGTTCCGGTCGCCGTCGGCGTCGGCGGAGCAATCGGCCTGTTGTCGGGGCTTACCGGAACCGGCGGCGGCATCTTCCTGACGCCGGTGATGCTGCTGATGCACTGGGCCCGCACCAAGCCGACCGCCGCGACGTCGTCACTGTTCATTCTCGTGAACTCGATTTCGGGGCTGCTCGGCAACGTGACGAGCACCGGGCAGTTTCCGGCGTTCGCGTTCGCCCTGCTCGCGGCGGCCGGCATCGGCGGGGCGGTGGGATCGTACTACGGGAGCCGGCGCTTCGCTCCGGTCGTGATCAAGCGACTGCTCGCGGTGGTGCTGCTGATCGCCGGCAGCAAGCTGCTGTTCGGATAG
- a CDS encoding MMPL family transporter — translation MNRSMFALARRPRLSLIVMVALTLVALAGITRIGFDGSLASLSVPDDPARLYNEQVRKEFGDEEIGIALVESANVYTPENIAALRDLTDRLAKVPGVTRTLSITNASDPVADVFNPPALLEAGPVTAASVKALQERVKANPIYVPNLVAADGQAAAVTVFFKNAVTTDDEAVVDHAVQDVIDSYKGDAKIHYTGMSHIRVQAVERMQSDLLDFLPASLLLMAFVLYGIFRSIRATLLPLAALAINVGCLIGLMGWAGEPITLATLVLPSLLLVIGGSYAIHIVDAYLELIRKPESATLLPEEIFGRVLDEVALPVFVSAVTNAIGFGSLAIHPIPAIAGLGKFAVLGIAVVTFGCVLGIPLALLAMPGRKIVHVQKEGEEAADEPAGVGMPWLERVVQRIGAICVDHRLKVLTGAAIVTGIAAYGAMQVQVDTDFLKAFRPGSPVRESFDAIQHKLAGPNPISVVISGPEPGYFRDIAALRRVKDFQTFVEGLDGVDESLSLVDYLDELDLGLQNAGGEMILNEATGEVMESPPPKSFWKDPEKQLPAVIQLVTANPRSFSSVVDRNLQRLHITLRTSLTGSLETSALVEKVKAYAAEAFPRGVDVQMTGTLVVMASISDRILQGQVESTVVAYGIIFVLLAFMFLSLRVGLMAMIPNVIPNVVFFGVMGFGGIELNLATSIIAAVALGISVDDTVHYMARLNRVVKTTGTQREALLATLHLVSRPVIATTITLAAGFMVMVTSSFVIISTFGWLTALTMIAALLCNLFLVPAILATVPVISVWDLVSSRLGPSPHLTIPLFEGLGRLGVRLVVLLGQLKTFRSGEYIVRRGEEGREMYLVLTGDGQVQLDHGVNIPLPRGGIVGEMALLRRAPRGADVVASSDLDALVIDEDFLRRLRIRYPRLASKFFLNIARILSDRLDVANRRVG, via the coding sequence GTGAATCGCTCGATGTTCGCGCTGGCCAGGCGGCCCCGACTGTCGCTGATCGTCATGGTGGCGCTGACGCTCGTTGCGCTGGCGGGCATCACGCGCATCGGCTTCGACGGTTCCCTCGCGTCGCTGAGCGTCCCCGACGATCCCGCCCGGCTCTACAACGAACAGGTCCGCAAGGAATTCGGCGACGAAGAGATCGGCATCGCGCTCGTCGAGAGCGCGAACGTCTACACGCCCGAGAACATCGCCGCGCTCCGCGACCTGACCGACCGCCTCGCCAAGGTTCCGGGCGTAACCCGCACGCTCAGCATCACCAACGCTTCGGATCCGGTCGCCGACGTCTTCAATCCGCCGGCGCTGCTCGAAGCGGGCCCGGTCACGGCGGCGAGCGTCAAGGCACTTCAGGAGCGGGTCAAGGCCAACCCGATCTACGTTCCCAACCTCGTCGCTGCCGACGGGCAGGCTGCGGCAGTCACGGTGTTCTTCAAGAACGCGGTCACGACCGACGACGAAGCTGTCGTCGACCACGCGGTCCAGGACGTGATCGACAGCTACAAGGGCGACGCGAAGATCCATTACACCGGGATGTCGCACATCCGCGTGCAGGCGGTCGAGCGCATGCAGAGCGACCTGCTCGACTTCCTGCCGGCAAGCCTGCTGCTGATGGCGTTCGTGCTGTACGGCATCTTCCGTTCGATCCGGGCGACGCTGCTGCCGCTCGCGGCGCTCGCGATCAACGTCGGCTGCCTGATCGGGCTCATGGGATGGGCGGGCGAGCCGATCACGCTCGCGACGCTGGTGCTTCCGTCGCTGCTTCTGGTGATCGGCGGCTCGTACGCGATCCACATCGTGGATGCGTACCTCGAGCTCATCCGCAAGCCCGAGTCGGCGACGCTGCTTCCGGAAGAGATCTTCGGCCGCGTGCTCGACGAAGTCGCGCTGCCGGTGTTCGTCTCGGCGGTTACCAATGCGATCGGATTCGGATCGCTCGCGATTCATCCGATTCCTGCGATCGCGGGACTCGGAAAGTTCGCGGTGCTCGGGATCGCGGTCGTCACGTTCGGCTGCGTGCTCGGCATCCCGCTCGCGCTGCTCGCAATGCCGGGCCGCAAGATCGTCCACGTGCAGAAGGAAGGCGAGGAGGCGGCCGACGAACCGGCCGGCGTCGGCATGCCGTGGCTCGAGCGCGTCGTGCAGCGCATCGGCGCGATCTGCGTCGATCACCGGCTGAAAGTCCTGACCGGCGCGGCGATCGTGACGGGGATTGCCGCGTACGGCGCGATGCAGGTCCAGGTCGACACCGACTTTCTCAAGGCGTTCCGCCCCGGCTCACCGGTGCGCGAAAGCTTCGATGCGATCCAGCACAAGCTGGCCGGTCCGAATCCGATCTCGGTCGTGATCAGCGGACCCGAGCCCGGCTACTTCCGCGACATCGCGGCGCTGCGCCGCGTGAAAGACTTCCAGACATTCGTCGAAGGGCTGGACGGCGTCGACGAGAGCCTGTCGCTCGTCGACTACCTCGACGAGCTCGACCTCGGCCTTCAGAACGCCGGCGGCGAGATGATCCTGAACGAAGCGACCGGCGAGGTGATGGAGTCGCCGCCGCCGAAGAGCTTCTGGAAAGATCCTGAAAAGCAGCTTCCCGCCGTGATCCAGCTGGTCACGGCCAATCCGCGCTCGTTCTCGAGCGTGGTCGACAGGAACCTGCAGCGTCTTCACATCACGCTTCGCACGTCGCTGACCGGCTCGCTCGAGACGTCGGCGCTCGTCGAGAAGGTCAAGGCTTACGCTGCCGAAGCGTTCCCGCGCGGCGTCGACGTGCAGATGACCGGAACGCTGGTGGTGATGGCGTCGATCTCCGACCGGATCCTGCAGGGTCAGGTCGAGAGCACGGTCGTCGCGTACGGAATCATCTTCGTGCTGCTCGCGTTCATGTTCCTCTCGCTGCGGGTCGGCCTGATGGCGATGATCCCGAACGTGATCCCGAACGTCGTGTTCTTCGGGGTGATGGGTTTCGGCGGCATCGAGCTCAACCTCGCGACCAGCATCATTGCCGCCGTCGCGCTCGGCATCTCGGTCGACGACACCGTGCACTACATGGCGCGCCTGAACCGCGTCGTGAAGACCACCGGCACGCAGCGCGAGGCGCTGCTCGCGACGCTTCATCTCGTGAGCCGGCCGGTCATCGCGACGACCATCACGCTGGCCGCCGGATTCATGGTCATGGTGACGTCGAGCTTCGTCATCATCTCGACGTTCGGATGGCTGACGGCGCTGACGATGATCGCGGCGCTCTTGTGCAACCTGTTCCTGGTGCCCGCCATCCTTGCCACGGTGCCGGTGATCAGCGTGTGGGATCTGGTCTCGTCGCGCCTCGGTCCGAGCCCTCACCTTACGATTCCGCTGTTCGAAGGCCTCGGGCGCCTCGGCGTGCGCCTCGTCGTGCTGCTCGGCCAGCTCAAGACGTTCCGCAGCGGCGAGTACATCGTGCGTCGCGGCGAGGAAGGCCGCGAGATGTACCTGGTGCTGACCGGCGACGGGCAGGTGCAGCTCGATCACGGCGTCAACATTCCGCTTCCGCGCGGCGGCATCGTCGGCGAGATGGCGCTGCTGCGCCGCGCGCCGCGCGGCGCCGACGTCGTCGCGTCGAGCGATCTCGACGCTCTGGTGATCGACGAGGATTTCCTGCGGCGCCTGCGGATCCGCTACCCGCGTTTGGCTTCGAAGTTTTTCCTTAATATCGCCCGCATCCTCAGTGACCGGCTCGACGTGGCCAACCGGCGCGTAGGCTGA
- a CDS encoding gamma-glutamylcyclotransferase family protein, with amino-acid sequence MVLVFAYGSNLCIERLHARTPSARVVSVATLAGHTLRWHKRSRDGSGKCDAFETGCEDDRIWGVVYELTPEDKIVLDAFEGLGEDYFEKTVTVRSPDGESFEATAYVANPELLDENVRPYRWYKGFVTTGAVQHEFPKEYLDVLEAVEEHDDVDRERHEREWTVLEAALRRLRR; translated from the coding sequence ATGGTGCTGGTCTTCGCGTACGGCTCCAATCTCTGCATCGAAAGGCTGCATGCGCGCACGCCGAGCGCGCGTGTCGTGTCGGTTGCGACACTCGCCGGCCACACGCTTCGCTGGCACAAGCGCAGCCGCGACGGCTCCGGCAAGTGCGACGCATTCGAGACCGGCTGCGAGGACGACCGGATCTGGGGCGTCGTCTACGAGCTGACTCCCGAAGACAAGATCGTTCTCGACGCGTTCGAAGGGCTCGGCGAAGATTACTTCGAAAAGACCGTTACCGTGCGCTCACCGGACGGCGAAAGCTTCGAAGCGACCGCATACGTGGCCAACCCCGAGCTTCTCGACGAGAACGTGCGGCCGTACCGCTGGTACAAAGGCTTCGTGACGACCGGAGCTGTGCAGCACGAGTTTCCCAAGGAATATCTCGACGTGCTCGAAGCCGTCGAGGAGCACGACGACGTCGACCGCGAGCGTCACGAGCGCGAATGGACGGTGCTCGAAGCGGCGCTGCGACGGCTGCGCAGATAA
- a CDS encoding PQQ-binding-like beta-propeller repeat protein, whose amino-acid sequence MHLVSRTVIASAAALLVFSTTPAEAWMKRIDPTGLAKGGRGWSAPRVSGIDNAGDLILVGEPFRLAKYSGVSGALLWQTTSPANAFGHTLEIDAANDIFLVNGVKIAKFDGASGAELWELTLPNYTSFYSVALDPSGDLFALSGVWDGHESLISIRKLDGTSGSEVWSTSLPGLRAPGYRYCCGAPFDVHDLSVTPDGNVIVAMYKERITPEYDLEYSPLFQGFDGDDGTQEWQYDLDAFNTADPPTVMGLVGPSNRFFVRLYSNGSRLLAIDAATGAPVWNTPIVSPTTVFQYLSEILLDPSGDVVLVGESYSYDGYGTNYLYAAKYAANDGTRTWLSEIRGDDLRPGLTEADSNSRERAVTAAADAAGNIYVGGSLWDGEDDLAVLRLRAADGATEWWRLADGSTPPPYGGCDIVRDIFAGADGHVRFIGEIGYADIGICSTVVSSLDSANGALDDMPIGIDRLTIQNSANPAATRISLLSSGISTFPPGPDNIGDPRCDAPGGGGANLSVFSTGGATSNVSIPLPCENWIALGDPAHPIGYEYEDREQVNGPCNSIVLYDKLRKGRLSVRCSGANPASPLDYELDAMGQGSVALRLELPGTVYCAEATPSSSSIGADSPASFRATKGSAPLACPAP is encoded by the coding sequence ATGCACCTCGTATCCCGGACCGTAATCGCGTCGGCCGCTGCTCTCCTCGTCTTCTCGACGACACCGGCCGAAGCCTGGATGAAGCGGATCGATCCGACCGGACTTGCCAAAGGAGGCCGCGGCTGGTCGGCCCCGCGAGTGTCGGGGATCGATAACGCTGGCGACCTGATCCTCGTCGGCGAGCCGTTCCGGCTCGCCAAGTACTCGGGTGTCAGCGGCGCGCTGCTCTGGCAGACGACCTCGCCGGCGAACGCTTTCGGACACACGCTCGAGATCGATGCGGCGAACGACATCTTCCTCGTCAACGGAGTGAAGATCGCCAAGTTCGACGGAGCGAGCGGCGCCGAGCTCTGGGAGCTCACGCTTCCGAACTACACGTCTTTCTACTCGGTCGCTCTCGATCCATCCGGGGACCTTTTCGCACTTTCCGGCGTATGGGATGGTCACGAGTCGCTAATCTCGATCCGCAAGCTCGACGGGACGAGCGGAAGCGAGGTCTGGAGCACGAGCCTTCCCGGCCTTCGCGCACCCGGATACCGGTATTGCTGCGGGGCGCCGTTCGATGTGCACGATCTCTCCGTCACGCCCGACGGGAACGTCATCGTCGCCATGTACAAAGAGCGGATCACGCCGGAGTACGATCTCGAGTATTCGCCGCTCTTCCAGGGTTTCGACGGTGACGACGGAACGCAGGAGTGGCAGTACGATCTCGACGCATTCAACACCGCCGATCCTCCAACCGTGATGGGTCTCGTCGGTCCGTCCAATCGCTTCTTCGTCCGGCTTTATTCGAACGGTTCTCGTCTGCTCGCCATCGATGCGGCGACCGGTGCGCCGGTGTGGAACACGCCCATCGTCTCGCCGACGACCGTGTTCCAGTATCTTTCGGAGATTCTCCTCGACCCTTCGGGCGACGTCGTCCTCGTCGGCGAGTCGTACTCGTATGACGGCTACGGGACGAATTATCTCTACGCTGCGAAGTACGCGGCGAACGACGGCACGCGAACCTGGCTGAGCGAGATTCGAGGCGACGATCTGCGACCGGGCCTTACCGAGGCCGACAGCAATTCGCGCGAGCGCGCGGTCACAGCGGCAGCCGATGCCGCCGGCAACATCTATGTCGGAGGCTCGCTCTGGGACGGCGAGGATGACCTCGCGGTGCTTCGCCTGCGGGCGGCCGACGGCGCCACCGAATGGTGGAGACTGGCGGATGGCTCGACGCCGCCTCCCTACGGCGGCTGCGACATCGTCAGGGACATCTTCGCAGGAGCCGACGGCCACGTCCGCTTCATTGGAGAGATCGGCTACGCCGACATCGGCATCTGCTCGACGGTCGTCTCTTCGCTCGACTCGGCAAACGGCGCGCTCGACGACATGCCGATCGGGATCGATCGCCTGACGATCCAGAACTCCGCCAATCCCGCCGCGACGAGGATCTCGCTTCTGTCCTCCGGCATCAGCACGTTCCCGCCCGGTCCGGACAACATCGGCGATCCGCGGTGCGACGCGCCCGGCGGCGGCGGCGCGAATCTTTCCGTCTTCAGCACGGGAGGCGCGACCTCGAATGTTTCGATACCGCTACCGTGCGAGAACTGGATAGCGCTCGGCGATCCCGCGCATCCGATCGGTTACGAGTACGAGGATCGCGAGCAGGTCAACGGCCCGTGCAACTCCATCGTGCTCTACGACAAGTTGCGCAAGGGTCGGCTCTCGGTACGCTGCTCCGGCGCGAACCCGGCCTCCCCGCTCGACTACGAGCTCGACGCGATGGGGCAGGGCAGCGTGGCGCTTCGCCTCGAGCTGCCGGGAACCGTCTACTGCGCCGAGGCGACTCCGTCGTCGAGCTCGATCGGAGCGGACAGCCCCGCGTCGTTCCGCGCCACCAAGGGATCGGCTCCGCTCGCTTGCCCCGCCCCCTGA
- a CDS encoding TrmJ/YjtD family RNA methyltransferase has product MAVSSSQRAATLRIVLLRPKRGANVGAVCRAMKNMGAGDLVIVGGEYDGEEARRTAVHAGDVYESIRTAATLDEAIAPATFVVGTTSRTQPWSIPVVPIDQAFAEARAHGQASIALVFGPEDHGLDNQQLARCHRLAFVPTADAYASLNLAQAAVVCLYEWLRSSRNEAGSMPRSGDAAAADDRTQSAALADLEDVLEEIGFLEGDQAERVMATIRSILTRSGLDEREVGILRGIARQIRWAARREPARKRAATIK; this is encoded by the coding sequence ATGGCAGTTTCTTCCTCGCAACGCGCGGCGACGCTGCGCATCGTGCTCCTTCGTCCGAAGCGCGGCGCCAACGTCGGCGCCGTCTGCCGCGCAATGAAGAACATGGGAGCGGGCGATCTCGTCATCGTCGGCGGCGAGTACGACGGCGAGGAAGCCCGTCGCACCGCCGTGCACGCCGGCGACGTCTACGAATCGATCCGCACCGCCGCGACGCTCGACGAAGCGATTGCGCCCGCGACGTTCGTGGTCGGCACCACTTCGCGAACCCAGCCGTGGAGCATCCCTGTCGTGCCGATCGACCAGGCCTTTGCCGAGGCCCGGGCGCACGGGCAAGCCAGCATCGCGCTCGTGTTCGGCCCCGAAGATCACGGTCTCGACAACCAGCAGCTCGCCCGCTGCCACCGCCTTGCCTTCGTGCCGACGGCAGACGCGTACGCATCGCTCAACCTCGCGCAGGCGGCGGTCGTCTGCCTGTACGAATGGCTGCGCTCGAGCCGCAACGAAGCCGGCAGCATGCCGCGGTCCGGCGATGCCGCAGCAGCCGATGACCGGACGCAGTCGGCCGCGCTCGCCGATCTCGAAGACGTGCTCGAAGAGATCGGATTTCTCGAGGGCGACCAGGCCGAGCGCGTGATGGCGACGATCCGCTCGATCCTGACTCGCAGCGGACTCGACGAGCGCGAGGTCGGCATTCTTCGCGGCATCGCGCGGCAGATCCGCTGGGCCGCTCGCCGCGAGCCGGCGCGCAAGCGGGCGGCGACGATCAAGTGA
- a CDS encoding Zn-dependent alcohol dehydrogenase: MPRAAVVYQKDQPMKVEQVVLRPIGEHEVLVRVKACGVCHSDLSALNEFFACPTPVILGHEAAGIVEAVGAAVTNVEPGDHVVAAWSPACGECRFCKSGRTHLCNLSDDPTSRAMDRASAGGTPVASFLGVGGFAEQIILADNAVIPIDKSMPLDRAALLGCAVITGYGAARYAAEVRSGDDVAVFGCGGVGLNIIQGARLAGAKTIIAIDLDDGKLETARSFGATHTLRGDAENLHKQIRALTQERAGLDFAFEAVGNPEIARIAFLSIAKGGEVILVGIAHMKEKVSLSQIAAVTQEKGMRGTTNGSADSWKTVPLLIELYKKKQLMLDELVSRTYTLDQINDAMADLRSGRNARGVVLMD; this comes from the coding sequence ATGCCGCGTGCCGCCGTCGTTTATCAGAAGGACCAGCCGATGAAGGTCGAACAGGTCGTGCTTCGCCCGATCGGCGAGCACGAGGTGCTGGTTCGCGTCAAGGCGTGCGGCGTCTGCCACAGCGACCTTTCGGCGCTGAACGAATTCTTCGCGTGCCCGACGCCGGTCATTCTCGGCCACGAAGCGGCCGGCATCGTCGAGGCCGTCGGCGCCGCCGTGACGAACGTGGAGCCGGGCGATCATGTCGTGGCCGCGTGGTCGCCGGCATGCGGCGAGTGCCGCTTCTGCAAGTCGGGACGGACGCACCTGTGCAACCTGTCCGACGATCCGACGTCGCGCGCGATGGACCGCGCGTCGGCCGGCGGAACGCCGGTCGCGTCATTCCTCGGTGTCGGCGGCTTCGCCGAGCAGATCATCCTCGCCGACAACGCGGTGATCCCGATCGACAAGTCGATGCCGCTCGATCGCGCGGCGCTGCTCGGCTGTGCGGTCATCACCGGATACGGCGCGGCCCGTTACGCGGCCGAGGTCCGCAGCGGCGACGACGTGGCGGTATTCGGATGCGGCGGCGTCGGGCTCAACATCATTCAGGGCGCGCGCCTTGCCGGCGCGAAGACGATCATCGCGATCGACCTCGACGACGGCAAGCTCGAGACCGCGCGCAGTTTCGGCGCGACGCATACGCTGCGCGGCGACGCCGAGAACCTGCACAAGCAGATCCGCGCGCTGACGCAGGAACGCGCCGGCCTCGACTTCGCGTTCGAGGCCGTCGGCAATCCCGAGATCGCCCGCATCGCGTTCCTGTCGATCGCCAAGGGCGGAGAGGTGATCCTCGTCGGCATCGCGCACATGAAAGAGAAAGTGTCGCTGTCGCAGATCGCCGCGGTCACGCAGGAGAAGGGCATGCGCGGCACGACCAACGGCTCGGCCGATTCGTGGAAGACCGTGCCTCTGCTGATCGAGCTCTACAAGAAGAAACAGCTGATGCTCGACGAGCTCGTCTCGCGCACGTACACGCTCGACCAGATCAACGACGCGATGGCCGACCTTCGCAGCGGACGCAATGCCAGGGGCGTCGTGCTGATGGACTGA
- a CDS encoding carboxymuconolactone decarboxylase family protein: protein MPNLLQVFSLRPETMEGVYRHWIALMWSRRVPRQLKEMLAVTVSVAARCDYCADAHMIYLLASGMDGDRARDLQTRLADADGLSDAESEAIRAAIRLTTDPRSMKAAQREALVRAWPKLEERIEIVAVVASFNSVCRLANALGVDSEIPSPLRRFEVGKRGAIGLLARLASFSMDMDEKSLPGEPPEVDRAALRELFLHQIGFSSLPPGFDLLEACPEVFDAQLRVIRTAAAVMPRDRWVRVGLVVARLTGCDYFSTNCGDWLRQRAENPSDVIAAAEGSASSLPDVEHACVRFARDFTLHSHTITRERIHELRRCGLSDGAILDLAYVTAVFNGLVRLVLGLAPN, encoded by the coding sequence GTGCCGAATCTGCTGCAGGTGTTCAGCCTGCGCCCGGAGACGATGGAAGGCGTCTACCGGCACTGGATCGCGCTCATGTGGAGCCGCAGGGTTCCACGCCAACTCAAGGAAATGCTTGCGGTAACGGTTTCGGTGGCAGCCCGCTGCGACTACTGCGCCGACGCCCATATGATCTACCTGCTGGCAAGCGGAATGGACGGCGACCGCGCGCGCGACCTCCAGACGCGCCTGGCCGATGCCGATGGGCTTTCCGACGCGGAGAGCGAGGCGATCCGCGCCGCGATCCGCCTGACGACCGACCCGCGCAGCATGAAAGCGGCACAGCGCGAGGCACTTGTCCGCGCGTGGCCGAAGCTCGAGGAACGCATCGAGATCGTCGCCGTGGTCGCGTCGTTCAACAGCGTCTGCCGGCTGGCCAATGCGCTCGGCGTCGACTCGGAGATCCCGTCGCCGCTTCGCCGCTTCGAAGTCGGCAAGCGAGGCGCCATCGGGCTGCTCGCGCGCCTCGCATCCTTCAGCATGGACATGGACGAGAAGTCGCTTCCGGGCGAGCCGCCGGAGGTCGACCGCGCCGCGCTGCGCGAGCTCTTCCTGCATCAGATCGGGTTCTCGTCGCTGCCGCCCGGCTTCGACCTGCTCGAGGCCTGTCCGGAGGTCTTCGATGCGCAGCTTCGCGTGATCCGCACCGCGGCGGCGGTGATGCCGCGCGACCGCTGGGTACGCGTGGGTCTGGTGGTCGCGCGCCTGACCGGCTGCGACTACTTCTCGACCAACTGCGGCGACTGGCTGCGTCAGCGCGCCGAGAACCCTTCGGATGTCATTGCGGCAGCCGAAGGCTCGGCCTCGAGCCTTCCGGACGTCGAGCACGCCTGCGTCCGCTTCGCCCGCGACTTCACGCTGCACTCGCATACGATCACCAGGGAGCGCATCCACGAGCTGCGCCGCTGCGGCCTGAGCGACGGCGCAATCCTCGACCTCGCGTACGTGACGGCTGTGTTCAACGGGCTGGTTCGCTTGGTGCTGGGTCTCGCCCCCAACTAA
- a CDS encoding MaoC family dehydratase: MAVIRKKTGNFLEDFKVGAVMRHKGGKTVNEGLFNAFTEFNMTTNPLSKNREYARLYGYDDIVCPPGLVMLVVFSQTVEDVSENARANLEYINMRFGAPVYPGDTLEAETTVLGVTRSSKDPTLGVVHVASLGRKQTGEVVIAFERKVQVWKGDMSATVVDAQIGQKPSVECTPWIPPYDKTRAYGSKAHLSNRDTYFEDFHAGDVYEHSRGRVMTDEHIALTAQLDNTSQVHCNQHMIDSNPDKYLGGRLIIFGGIPFNLCLGISSPDIADNSLADVVYTTGRHVAPLFSGDTVFAATEIRECRDYPGRPDLGLVAVTLRGHKFRKPKEGEEGPQKVEIFILDRELAVKRRGYYT, translated from the coding sequence ATGGCGGTCATTCGCAAGAAGACGGGAAACTTTCTCGAGGATTTCAAGGTCGGCGCCGTGATGCGCCACAAGGGCGGAAAGACCGTCAACGAGGGCCTGTTCAACGCGTTCACCGAATTCAACATGACGACCAATCCGCTCTCGAAGAACCGCGAGTATGCGCGCCTGTACGGTTACGACGACATCGTCTGCCCGCCCGGCCTCGTCATGCTCGTCGTGTTCTCGCAGACGGTCGAGGACGTTTCCGAGAACGCGCGCGCGAATCTCGAGTACATCAACATGCGCTTCGGTGCGCCCGTGTACCCTGGAGATACGCTCGAGGCCGAGACCACCGTGCTCGGCGTCACCCGGTCGTCGAAGGATCCCACCCTCGGCGTCGTTCACGTGGCGAGTCTCGGCCGCAAGCAGACCGGCGAGGTCGTCATTGCGTTCGAGCGCAAGGTCCAGGTCTGGAAAGGCGACATGTCGGCAACCGTCGTCGATGCGCAGATCGGCCAGAAGCCGTCGGTCGAATGCACGCCGTGGATCCCGCCGTACGACAAGACCCGCGCCTACGGGTCCAAGGCGCACCTTTCGAACCGCGACACGTACTTCGAGGATTTCCATGCGGGCGACGTCTACGAGCATTCGCGCGGCCGCGTGATGACCGACGAGCACATCGCGCTGACGGCGCAGCTCGACAACACGTCGCAGGTGCACTGCAACCAGCACATGATCGACTCGAACCCCGACAAGTACCTCGGCGGCCGCCTGATCATCTTTGGCGGCATTCCGTTCAACCTGTGTCTCGGCATCTCTTCGCCCGACATCGCCGACAACTCGCTGGCCGACGTCGTCTACACGACCGGGCGCCACGTCGCGCCGCTGTTTTCCGGCGACACGGTGTTCGCGGCGACCGAGATCCGCGAGTGCCGCGACTATCCCGGTCGCCCGGATCTTGGTCTGGTTGCGGTGACGCTGCGCGGTCACAAATTTCGCAAGCCCAAAGAAGGCGAAGAGGGTCCGCAGAAGGTCGAGATCTTCATTCTCGACAGAGAGCTGGCCGTCAAGCGCCGCGGGTACTACACCTGA